The genomic interval CCGTACGGTCAGCCGGCTCAGCGGGTCGGTGTGGCTGGTCCGGGCGAGCAGTTGGCGTACCACCTCGGGGTCGAAGGCGGCCCCGCCGTCAGCCACCCGGGCCAGCGCGTCGAGAAACTCGCCGACCTGGGCCACCCGGTCCTTCAGCAGGTAGCCGACCCCGCCGCTCTGGCTGGTCAGCAGCTCCACGGCGTAACGCTTCTCGACGTACTGGGAGAGCACCAGGACCCCGACGGCCGGCCAGCGGCGGCGGATCTCCAGTGCGGCGCGCAGCCCCTCGTCGGTGTGCGTCGGCGGCATCCGTACGTCGACCACCACCGCCTCCGGTGGATCGGCCGTGACGGCCGCGACCAGGGCGGTCGCGTCCCCCACGGCGGCGGCGACCCGGTGCCCCTCCTCGGCCAGCAGCCGGACCAGCCCCTCCCGGAGCAGGGTCGAGTCCTCGGCCAACATCACCCGCATGGCAGCTCCGCGACGACGGTGGTGGGGCCGCCGACCGGGCTCGCCACCCGGAGGCGGCCGTCGAGGGCGGCGACCCGGCGGGCCAGCCCGGAGAGGCCGCCGCCGGTCGGGTCGGCCCCGCCGACGCCGTCGTCGACGACCGTCACGACCAGCCGGTCGTCCCGGACCGCGACCTCGACGTCGACCCGGCTGGCCCGGGAGTGCTTGGCGGCGTTCGTGACCGCCTCCGAGACCACGAAGTAGGCGGCCGTCTCGACCGCCCGCGCCGGCCGGGCGGTCAGCCGGTGCTCGATCCGGACCGGCAGCCCGGCGTGCTCGGCGACCCGGGCCAGCGCGTCGGCCAGCCCGAGGTTGTCCAGCGCGGTCGGATAGACCCGCCAGGCGACCTCGCGGAGGTCGTCGATCACCCGGCCGGACTCCTCGTGCGCCTGCCGCAGCAGCTCCGCCGCCCTGGCCGGGTCGGTGGCCCGGCGGGCCCGGCCGACCAGCATGCCGAGCGCGACCAGCCGCTGCTGTACGCCGTCGTGCAGGTCCCGCTCGATCCGGCGCCGCTCCGCGTCGACCGCCGCCACCACCCCGGCCCGGCTGGTGGCCAGCTCGGTGATCCGGCGTTCGAGCGCCTCCCGGCCGTTCGGCCCGAGGAACCGCCGGGCCAGCCGGCGGTCCAGCGCCGCGACGCCGAGCACCCCCTGCACGGCGAGGAAGAGCAGGACCAGGGCGAAGACGCCGAAGTACACCACGATCAGCGGGGTGGCCTCGATCCCGTCGACCGGGCGTCCGATCGCCCAGCCGACCACCACGGCGCAGGCCACGACGGCGCCGTACAGCATCATCCCCAGCACGATCCCGCCGAGTACCCCGACCGGCAGCCGGGCGGCGAGGTAGCCCACCGCGCGGGCGTCGGTGATCACACCTGCGGGGCTGTCGCCGAAGTACCGCTCGACCCGTCGCCGGTCGTACTCGGCGAGCCGGCGGGCCAGCCCGCCCAGCCACCGCCGGGGTCGCGGAAAGCGGGCCGGCACGGCGTGGCCGAGCAGCGTGCCGACCAGGTGCCCCAGGCTGACCGTCGCGGTGACGGCGCCGAGCAGCACCCCGGTGGCGACCCGCAGCCAGGCACGGAACGACCACCAGGACGGGCGGCTTTCCGGACGGTCCCACGACGGCACCCGGCCGGCGGTCTCCTCCGACCCGCCCGGCAGCGCGTCCGTGGTCCCGATCCCCTGCTGCGGCACGTGTCGAAGGCTACCGTTGTGGTTTTCCACAGCCTGCCGGCGGCGGAACTCCGCAGCCACCTGGCCGACCCGGGACCACCGACCGGCGGTCGGCCGGCCGGGCGGGTGGTCAGGCGCCCGGCTTGACCGAGCGGAGCAGCACGGTGGCGACGTCGACCACCTCGACCTGGTCGCCGGCCTCCTTGCCGTTCACCCCGTCGTTCAGCATCGTCGAGCAGAACGGGCAGCCGACCGCGACGGTCTTCGCGCCGGTCGACATCGCCTCCTCGACCCGGTCGACGTTGATCCGCTTGCCGATCCGCTCCTCCATCCACATCCGGGCACCACCGGCGCCGCAGCAGAAGGAACGTTCCTGGTTGCGGGGCATCTCGGTGATCCCGTCGGCCGCCGCCGCGCCGAGCACCTCACGGGGCGGGGTGAAGACCCGGTTGTGCCGGCCCAGGTAGCACGGGTCGTGGTAGGTCAGCCCGCCGTCGACCGGCTGGACCGGGGTGAGCCGTCCCTCGGCGACCAGGTGGGCCAGCAACTGGGTGTGGTGCACGACCTCGAACTGGCCACCGAGTTCGCCGTACTCGTTGCCGAGGGTGTTGAAGCAGTGCGGGCAGGTGGCGACGATCTTGCGCTTCGCCGGCTCGCGGTCGCCGAAGGCCTCGTTGAGGGTCTCGACGTTCTGCTGGGCGAGCATCTGGAAGACGAACTCGTTGCCGATCCGCCGGGCCGGGTCACCGCTACAGGTCTCGCCCTCGCCGAGGATGGCGAAGTTCACCCCCGCCTCGTGCAGCAGGGTGGCCACCGCCCGGGTGGTCTTCTTGGCCCGGTCCTCGAACGCACCGGCACAGCCGACCCAGAAGAGGTACTCGAAGTCCTCGACCTCGCCGACCCGGGGCACCTCGAAGTCGAGGCCCTTGGTCCAGTCCTCCCGGGTGTTCGGCGGGGCGCCCCACGGGTTGCCCTTGTTCTCCAGGTTGCGCAGCATCACGCCGGCCTCGGAGGGGAAGCTCGACTCGATCAGCACCTGGTAGCGGCGCATGTCCACGATGTGGTCGACGTGCTCGATGTCGACCGG from Plantactinospora sp. BC1 carries:
- a CDS encoding response regulator transcription factor, giving the protein MRVMLAEDSTLLREGLVRLLAEEGHRVAAAVGDATALVAAVTADPPEAVVVDVRMPPTHTDEGLRAALEIRRRWPAVGVLVLSQYVEKRYAVELLTSQSGGVGYLLKDRVAQVGEFLDALARVADGGAAFDPEVVRQLLARTSHTDPLSRLTVRERAVLDLMAQGHTNAAIAAQLHVSQSAVEKHVNAIFDKLDLAHVTGYSRRVLAVLRYLGG
- a CDS encoding sensor histidine kinase — protein: MPQQGIGTTDALPGGSEETAGRVPSWDRPESRPSWWSFRAWLRVATGVLLGAVTATVSLGHLVGTLLGHAVPARFPRPRRWLGGLARRLAEYDRRRVERYFGDSPAGVITDARAVGYLAARLPVGVLGGIVLGMMLYGAVVACAVVVGWAIGRPVDGIEATPLIVVYFGVFALVLLFLAVQGVLGVAALDRRLARRFLGPNGREALERRITELATSRAGVVAAVDAERRRIERDLHDGVQQRLVALGMLVGRARRATDPARAAELLRQAHEESGRVIDDLREVAWRVYPTALDNLGLADALARVAEHAGLPVRIEHRLTARPARAVETAAYFVVSEAVTNAAKHSRASRVDVEVAVRDDRLVVTVVDDGVGGADPTGGGLSGLARRVAALDGRLRVASPVGGPTTVVAELPCG